One segment of Solanum stenotomum isolate F172 chromosome 1, ASM1918654v1, whole genome shotgun sequence DNA contains the following:
- the LOC125871249 gene encoding uncharacterized protein LOC125871249 isoform X2, whose protein sequence is MDFDEYDYLEKTVEETNGTSTKSKDKDNNSSAEKEKSEKGYRRRERDGSEEYADDDNRERRSSKKSRGDGESIREKDKERDRERSSRHRSRERESERDKERSSKDRDREKREKEKEKERDRDREKEKERDRDRKSRDRDRDRDKEREKEKDRERERSRRSRSRSRIEREREKEMLRDSERDFESRDSRWIVSTS, encoded by the exons ATGGACTTCGACGAGTACGATTATCTGGAGAAGACTGTGGAAGAGACTAACGGTACTTCTACGAAGAGCAAAGACAAAGACAATAACAGCAGCGCCGAGAAGGAGAAGAGCGAGAAAGGCTATCGTCGAAGGGAGAGAGATGGAAGTGAGGAATACGCCGACGACGACAATAGAGAGCGCCGGAGCAGCAAAAAGTCTCGCGGCGACGGCGAAAGCATCAGAGAGAAGGATAAGGAGAGAGATAGGGAAAGGTCATCGAGGCATCGGAGTAGGGAACGGGAATCTGAGAGAGACAAAGAGAGAAGCTCAAAAGACCGTGACAGAGAGAAGAGggaaaaggagaaagagaaagagagggaTAGAGACagggagaaggagaaggaacGTGATAGAGATAGGAAGAGTAGAGATCGGGATAGAGATAGAGATAAGGAGCGAGAGAAGGAGAAAGATAGAGAGAGGGAGAGGTCAAGGAGGAGCCGTAGTCGCTCGAGGATTGAGCGAGAGCGAGAGAAAGAGATGTTGAGAGACAGCGAGCGTGACTTTGAATCACGGGACAGCAG ATGGATTGTTTCCACATCTTAA
- the LOC125871249 gene encoding uncharacterized protein LOC125871249 isoform X1 translates to MDFDEYDYLEKTVEETNGTSTKSKDKDNNSSAEKEKSEKGYRRRERDGSEEYADDDNRERRSSKKSRGDGESIREKDKERDRERSSRHRSRERESERDKERSSKDRDREKREKEKEKERDRDREKEKERDRDRKSRDRDRDRDKEREKEKDRERERSRRSRSRSRIEREREKEMLRDSERDFESRDSRFKRRRQFKVV, encoded by the exons ATGGACTTCGACGAGTACGATTATCTGGAGAAGACTGTGGAAGAGACTAACGGTACTTCTACGAAGAGCAAAGACAAAGACAATAACAGCAGCGCCGAGAAGGAGAAGAGCGAGAAAGGCTATCGTCGAAGGGAGAGAGATGGAAGTGAGGAATACGCCGACGACGACAATAGAGAGCGCCGGAGCAGCAAAAAGTCTCGCGGCGACGGCGAAAGCATCAGAGAGAAGGATAAGGAGAGAGATAGGGAAAGGTCATCGAGGCATCGGAGTAGGGAACGGGAATCTGAGAGAGACAAAGAGAGAAGCTCAAAAGACCGTGACAGAGAGAAGAGggaaaaggagaaagagaaagagagggaTAGAGACagggagaaggagaaggaacGTGATAGAGATAGGAAGAGTAGAGATCGGGATAGAGATAGAGATAAGGAGCGAGAGAAGGAGAAAGATAGAGAGAGGGAGAGGTCAAGGAGGAGCCGTAGTCGCTCGAGGATTGAGCGAGAGCGAGAGAAAGAGATGTTGAGAGACAGCGAGCGTGACTTTGAATCACGGGACAGCAG GTTCAAACGGAGAAGGCAATTTAAAGTGGTCTAA